The Myxococcales bacterium genome contains the following window.
CACAGCGCCGAACGCTTTTTCAAGGAAGAAATCAAGGTCTACGGTTGGAAAACCGCCGCCGTCGAAAAACTGGCCAAGGCGACTTTTAAAACCGTCAAGGATCTGCCCAAAGCCGAAATCTTCGCTCTGTGCGAAGAACTATGGCGCTCGGGTTACATGGAGGAAACGTTCATCGCCTGCACCTGGGCCTATGCCGTGCACCGACAATTCGTCCCGGCTGATTTCGCCGTCTTCGAGCGTTGGGTGAACGATTACGTCACGAACTGGGCGGCTTGCGACACATTGTGCAACCACACCGTCGGCGACTTTCTCCAGATGTATCCCCAATACCTCGGCAAGCTCAGGCGTTGGGCGGTCTCGCCCAATCGTTGGATGCGCCGCGCCGCCGCGGTGTCGCTCATCATCCCGGCGAAAAAGGGCCTGTTTCTGAAAGAAATTTTCGGCCTCGCCGACCTCCTGCTGACCGACGACGAGGATCTGGTGCAAAAAGGTTACGGTTGGATGCTTAAAGCCGCGAGTCAGGCGCACCAGCTGGAAGTGTTCCGCTTCGTCATGGACCACAAGGAGGCCATGCCGCGCACCGCTTTGCGCTACGCCATCGAGAAAATGCCGCCGCAATTGAAAACCGAAGCGATGAAAAAATAAGCCTACTGGACGCAGCGCAGGCCGGAGTCAATCCCGCGTTCAGGAATTGATGCCTTTCATCCCCTCGGCCGGAAAACGCTCGCCGGCGGCGGCGCCCGGCGGCAACGCGGCCTCCAGAAAAGCCAGATCCGTGACGGTCAGCGTCAGCGAAAGCGCGCCGACGTTTTCTTCCAGGTATTTGATTCGCTT
Protein-coding sequences here:
- a CDS encoding DNA alkylation repair protein encodes the protein MKLIRDIRQELKAGADEATRHSAERFFKEEIKVYGWKTAAVEKLAKATFKTVKDLPKAEIFALCEELWRSGYMEETFIACTWAYAVHRQFVPADFAVFERWVNDYVTNWAACDTLCNHTVGDFLQMYPQYLGKLRRWAVSPNRWMRRAAAVSLIIPAKKGLFLKEIFGLADLLLTDDEDLVQKGYGWMLKAASQAHQLEVFRFVMDHKEAMPRTALRYAIEKMPPQLKTEAMKK